A single genomic interval of Brachyspira hyodysenteriae ATCC 27164 harbors:
- a CDS encoding DnaB-like helicase C-terminal domain-containing protein — MIDKDLIVDKEDYLKNELINSLREKLNEINKSNIDNSILEIKNILKEFSILNEDNLNIEENILNDNTIEYLINTIVNTKPYNLEDTSFEVLKDFLKDYLITIGAESSVGKTSFVSQLALEILQKNDNTILAFYSLDDSKAFLTKKMILQLISNNKKKNNTDFIKLINKHKNDLLSILFSSRIAIFEKLNIYNLHNQLLKLKQNASSKLNIKEPRIIVVIDYLQIIDHDSSNLREGLNKVCSYLKDIQKKLNCMMILLSQFNRSKETNINTLIRYRETSEIENISDLCINLESINNQESYNTKLYIVKNKDGEKNKIFTSLRNEYRFSKFNIYHASSFIQNKEENIDNNYIEESYSEESIDNFIF; from the coding sequence TTGATTGACAAAGACTTAATTGTAGATAAAGAAGATTATTTAAAAAATGAACTTATTAATTCGCTTAGAGAAAAATTAAATGAAATAAATAAAAGTAATATAGATAATTCTATACTTGAAATAAAAAATATTTTAAAAGAATTCAGTATTCTAAATGAAGATAATCTAAATATAGAAGAAAATATATTAAATGATAACACAATAGAATATTTAATAAATACAATAGTAAATACAAAACCATATAATTTAGAAGATACCTCATTTGAAGTATTAAAAGACTTTTTAAAAGACTATTTAATTACAATAGGAGCTGAAAGTTCTGTAGGAAAAACATCTTTTGTAAGTCAGCTTGCTTTAGAAATACTTCAAAAAAATGATAATACTATACTTGCTTTCTATTCTTTAGATGATAGTAAAGCATTTTTAACAAAAAAAATGATATTACAATTAATATCTAATAATAAAAAGAAAAATAATACTGATTTTATAAAATTAATTAATAAACATAAAAATGATCTTCTAAGTATATTATTTAGCAGCCGTATTGCTATATTTGAAAAATTAAATATATATAATCTACATAATCAATTGCTTAAATTAAAACAAAATGCTTCAAGCAAATTAAATATTAAAGAACCTAGAATCATTGTAGTCATAGATTATTTACAAATTATAGATCATGACAGCAGTAATTTACGTGAGGGATTAAATAAAGTTTGTTCATATTTAAAAGATATACAAAAAAAATTAAATTGTATGATGATACTTTTAAGCCAATTTAACAGATCAAAAGAAACTAATATTAATACATTAATAAGATATAGAGAGACAAGCGAAATAGAAAATATATCTGATTTATGTATAAATTTAGAAAGCATTAATAATCAGGAAAGCTATAATACTAAATTATATATTGTAAAAAACAAAGACGGTGAAAAAAATAAAATATTTACCAGTTTAAGAAATGAATACAGATTCAGCAAATTTAATATTTATCATGCATCTTCTTTTATTCAAAATAAAGAAGAAAATATTGATAATAATTATATAGAAGAATCTTACAGCGAAGAGAGTATTGATAATTTCATATTTTAA
- a CDS encoding CHC2 zinc finger domain-containing protein, with product MNKIDDIKRYYSIIDIAKRLGFEIDRNNKAICPFHNDTNPSLSFNIKDNYYHCFSCGASGDNIKLVQEVLHCSFNEAINFITGNNYQYINKSNIKKEITNDKFKIDYSNIYKTFVDLLNNEEAFQYLEKRCITKNQVIEHKIKNIPKDKKEQFLIIKKLLEVYNEKDLINSGIISKSKEYNNLYLFHYKHRLIIPYFNIDGETINSIQGRTIDEDIKPKYLFNKNANDSIYNIDKIGDIKDIIICEGVIDCLSLERLGYNAIALSGATKINILRDYPILEKYNIYSFSDNDKAGKKLIKDIYNFNNYKGTFLISNFSDDKEVKDINELLIKSQVKKFNINNIEYKYLELKNDKICILDYYIFTKNELKYIKKSNDFERTLYLLTEDKKKLTEEEYIKKYGELI from the coding sequence ATGAATAAAATAGATGATATAAAAAGATATTATTCTATAATTGATATAGCAAAACGTCTTGGTTTTGAAATAGATAGAAATAATAAAGCAATATGTCCTTTTCATAATGATACAAATCCTAGCCTATCTTTTAATATAAAAGATAATTATTATCATTGCTTCAGCTGCGGAGCTAGCGGAGATAATATAAAATTAGTTCAAGAAGTTTTACATTGCAGCTTTAATGAAGCTATTAATTTTATAACAGGAAATAATTATCAATATATAAATAAATCAAATATAAAAAAAGAAATCACAAATGATAAATTTAAGATCGATTATTCTAATATATATAAAACTTTTGTAGATTTACTTAATAATGAAGAAGCTTTTCAATATTTAGAAAAAAGATGCATAACTAAAAATCAAGTAATAGAACATAAAATAAAAAATATACCTAAAGATAAAAAAGAACAATTCTTAATAATAAAAAAATTATTAGAAGTATATAATGAAAAAGATTTAATAAACAGCGGAATAATATCAAAAAGCAAAGAATATAATAATTTATATTTATTCCATTATAAACATAGGCTTATTATACCATATTTTAATATAGATGGTGAAACTATCAATTCTATTCAAGGCAGAACTATAGATGAAGATATAAAACCTAAATATTTATTTAATAAAAATGCTAATGATTCTATTTATAATATAGACAAGATTGGAGATATAAAAGATATTATTATATGCGAAGGTGTTATAGACTGCCTATCATTAGAACGTTTAGGATACAATGCTATTGCTTTATCCGGAGCTACAAAAATTAATATATTAAGAGATTACCCTATTTTAGAAAAATATAATATATACAGCTTTTCAGACAATGATAAAGCAGGAAAAAAATTAATTAAAGATATATATAATTTCAATAATTATAAAGGAACATTTTTAATAAGTAATTTTTCTGATGATAAAGAAGTAAAAGACATTAATGAATTATTAATAAAATCTCAAGTCAAAAAATTCAATATTAATAATATAGAATACAAATACTTAGAATTAAAAAATGATAAAATCTGTATTTTAGACTATTACATTTTTACAAAAAATGAATTAAAATATATAAAAAAATCAAATGATTTTGAAAGAACTTTATATTTACTTACAGAAGATAAAAAAAAATTAACTGAAGAAGAATATATAAAAAAATACGGAGAATTAATTTGA
- a CDS encoding tyrosine-type recombinase/integrase encodes MNNKLMLTKRQILDLEIVFGQAYTNVIRQYYKSNDSLTYENIIKFLKENKKTKSNSTIAIYKAALKKLIKHKIKDLNKKAIIDTAFSEIKVTKPDKTITKEKIVSKDTINQMMKLSNEKNKLIIQTLYATGLRVSELINIKKKDCKKTIEDNITYMSVSVIGKGNKERKIKLKIELYYKIINTFNSKIYLFETKNKRAFTRQYIYKIVNTAGLKALGTRQVHPHTLRHSFATELLIKDNKSLKAVSKYLGHSSTAITSDFYIHDELSIKDLIKF; translated from the coding sequence ATGAATAATAAACTTATGTTAACTAAAAGACAGATACTAGATTTAGAAATTGTATTTGGTCAAGCATATACTAATGTCATCAGACAATATTATAAAAGCAATGACTCTCTAACTTATGAGAATATTATAAAGTTTTTAAAAGAAAATAAAAAAACTAAATCAAATTCTACAATTGCAATTTACAAGGCAGCTTTAAAAAAATTAATTAAACATAAAATAAAAGATTTAAATAAAAAAGCTATAATAGATACTGCTTTCTCAGAGATAAAAGTAACCAAACCAGATAAAACAATCACAAAAGAAAAAATAGTTTCTAAAGATACAATTAATCAAATGATGAAATTATCTAATGAAAAAAATAAACTAATCATACAAACACTTTATGCAACAGGTTTAAGAGTATCTGAACTTATTAATATAAAGAAAAAAGACTGCAAAAAAACTATTGAAGATAATATAACATATATGTCAGTATCAGTTATTGGTAAAGGAAATAAAGAAAGAAAAATAAAATTAAAAATAGAATTATATTATAAAATAATAAATACATTCAACAGTAAAATATATTTATTTGAAACTAAAAATAAAAGAGCCTTCACAAGACAATATATATACAAAATTGTTAATACTGCGGGCCTTAAAGCATTAGGAACAAGACAAGTGCATCCACATACCTTAAGACATAGTTTTGCTACTGAATTACTTATAAAAGACAATAAAAGTCTAAAGGCTGTAAGTAAATATTTAGGTCATAGCTCTACTGCTATAACTAGCGATTTTTATATTCATGATGAATTATCTATAAAAGATCTAATAAAATTTTGA
- a CDS encoding alpha-1,2-fucosyltransferase: protein MNDKYVICSITTGFTDQLINFATAIYIREKYKKNVKLDISWFSVYENTDYLGIEKRNLEVLNIFNDFNFEIATKKEIDIALKSIFIDGRYENIDKILKSNKHIYVGPYVGHTLFYYGHINISSFFNLDKYFINLLNEKHKNILNDMSSFESVAIHIRRGDYMYALKIDGRKNNASLDYIYTSIKYLNNTLENKNIKFYIFSNNKKYIKNNLIPIFQNNNINFEIIEDNPEYIDFYLMTKCKHIISSLGKFAKVAFKFIKNENKIFIDTDNIYNLKKEYFYKNICEKYCNIIYEEYNNIKTYISKNNMIYILDLIEKNNIKNICQIGLLDGLETHTLLKYSADNNNCFNLLCFENNERDIVGIELKNLTENEKKLFTLYIEQSPLDIDNSFNIKNIDFIFFTKENSNPLVFIYLIYLFPFMKEEIIIVFNDIISGKYYSGSYCIFNMFNGEKNQFYNFNTNEYDNIGYIKIKKQELLNIIKKISVIEYDGYINKFFMNKLIDNRNDYYNYFDLDMSYIRLNNLKQYMKDKFDIEYSNYIIFNIENNIINYEKQYYKNQKNNFYSKNQIHISKIENIIDKHNKLINSISWWIPIKKLRENFKNKFIRPDQTRPDQTRPDQTRPNM from the coding sequence ATGAATGATAAATATGTTATATGTTCAATTACAACAGGATTTACAGATCAACTCATAAATTTTGCTACAGCAATATATATTAGAGAAAAATATAAAAAAAATGTAAAATTAGATATATCATGGTTTTCTGTTTATGAAAATACAGATTATTTGGGAATAGAAAAACGTAACCTGGAAGTACTAAATATATTTAATGACTTTAATTTTGAAATAGCTACAAAAAAAGAAATAGATATAGCTTTAAAGTCTATTTTTATAGATGGTAGATATGAAAATATAGATAAAATATTAAAATCCAATAAACATATATATGTTGGACCATATGTTGGACATACTTTATTTTACTATGGACATATTAATATTTCTTCTTTTTTCAATCTTGACAAATATTTTATTAATTTATTAAATGAAAAACATAAAAACATATTAAATGACATGTCATCTTTTGAAAGTGTTGCTATACATATAAGACGAGGAGATTATATGTATGCGTTAAAAATAGATGGAAGAAAGAATAATGCTTCTTTAGACTATATATATACATCAATAAAATATTTAAATAATACTTTAGAAAATAAAAATATAAAATTTTATATATTTTCTAATAATAAAAAATATATAAAAAATAATTTAATACCAATTTTTCAAAATAATAATATTAATTTTGAAATTATAGAAGATAATCCTGAATATATAGATTTTTATTTAATGACTAAATGTAAGCATATAATATCTTCATTAGGAAAATTTGCAAAAGTAGCTTTTAAATTTATAAAAAATGAAAATAAAATATTTATAGATACAGACAATATTTATAATTTGAAAAAAGAATATTTCTATAAAAATATTTGTGAAAAATACTGCAACATAATTTATGAAGAATATAATAATATAAAAACATATATATCAAAAAATAATATGATATATATACTAGACTTAATTGAAAAAAATAATATAAAGAATATATGTCAAATAGGCTTGCTAGACGGTTTAGAAACTCATACTCTATTAAAATATTCAGCAGACAATAATAACTGTTTTAATTTATTATGTTTTGAAAATAATGAAAGAGATATAGTTGGAATAGAATTAAAAAATTTAACAGAAAATGAAAAAAAACTATTTACATTATATATAGAACAGTCTCCTTTAGATATAGATAATTCTTTTAATATAAAAAATATAGATTTTATCTTTTTTACAAAAGAAAATTCTAATCCTCTAGTATTCATTTATTTAATATACTTATTTCCATTTATGAAAGAAGAAATCATAATAGTATTTAATGATATTATAAGTGGTAAATATTATTCTGGAAGTTATTGTATATTTAATATGTTTAATGGAGAAAAAAATCAATTTTATAATTTTAATACAAATGAATATGACAATATCGGATATATAAAAATAAAGAAACAAGAATTATTAAATATAATAAAAAAAATATCTGTTATAGAATATGATGGTTATATAAATAAATTTTTTATGAATAAATTAATAGATAACAGAAATGATTATTATAATTATTTTGATTTAGATATGTCATACATTAGGTTAAATAATTTAAAGCAATATATGAAGGATAAATTTGATATAGAATATTCAAATTATATAATCTTTAACATAGAAAATAATATTATTAATTATGAAAAACAATATTATAAAAACCAAAAAAATAATTTTTATTCCAAAAATCAAATACATATTTCTAAAATAGAAAATATAATAGATAAACATAATAAATTAATTAATAGTATATCTTGGTGGATACCTATAAAAAAATTAAGAGAAAATTTCAAAAATAAATTTATAAGACCAGACCAGACCAGACCAGACCAGACCAGACCAGACCAGACCAGACCTAATATGTAA
- a CDS encoding rhamnan synthesis F family protein, whose amino-acid sequence MKRLAVFAGYDKDNIIDDYVVYYIKELKKISDIIYVSDCNMSDNELKKINDYCIHIINGRHEEYDFGSYKRGYLYAKENNILQNYDYLILCNDSCYGPLFDLENIINKMNDYDFGGISISKDLKIANHNYITSFFIYINKNIFNKDFFNDFIYDIKKEEDKMDIIKKYEFGLSKLMLDNNIELKGLFNDNGEFNRPYFNPLALIEEGYPFLKKHVLEKKVTVPLNIDELTNIIKIIKNNYDIKLIVNHLNRVADKEQIKYLFQKYKPYKKTFIHEKIFSLFTRYSPSGKYQTVYKFFNFLTISIDKPIKDSYIETDYKDFNFLLEI is encoded by the coding sequence ATGAAAAGATTAGCCGTATTTGCAGGATATGACAAAGACAATATAATTGATGATTATGTTGTATATTATATTAAAGAATTAAAAAAAATATCTGATATAATCTATGTATCAGATTGCAATATGTCAGATAATGAATTAAAAAAAATTAATGATTACTGCATACATATCATAAATGGAAGGCATGAAGAATATGATTTCGGATCATATAAAAGAGGATATCTATATGCCAAAGAAAATAATATACTTCAAAATTATGATTATTTAATACTTTGTAATGATTCTTGCTATGGACCTTTATTTGATTTGGAAAACATAATAAATAAAATGAATGATTATGATTTTGGAGGCATATCTATTAGTAAAGATTTAAAAATAGCAAATCATAATTATATAACTAGCTTTTTTATATACATAAACAAAAACATATTTAATAAAGATTTCTTTAATGATTTTATTTATGATATAAAAAAAGAAGAAGATAAAATGGATATCATAAAAAAATATGAATTTGGACTTTCAAAACTAATGCTTGATAATAATATAGAATTAAAAGGCTTATTTAATGATAATGGAGAATTTAACAGACCATACTTTAATCCATTAGCTCTAATAGAAGAAGGATATCCTTTTTTAAAAAAACATGTACTAGAAAAAAAAGTAACTGTTCCTTTAAATATAGATGAACTAACAAATATTATAAAAATAATAAAAAATAATTACGATATAAAATTAATAGTTAATCATTTAAATAGAGTTGCTGATAAAGAACAAATTAAATATTTATTTCAAAAATATAAACCATATAAAAAAACATTTATTCATGAAAAAATTTTCTCCTTATTTACCAGATATTCACCATCAGGTAAATATCAAACCGTATATAAATTTTTTAATTTTCTAACTATATCAATAGACAAACCAATTAAAGATTCATACATAGAAACTGACTATAAAGATTTTAATTTTTTATTAGAAATATAA
- the rfbB gene encoding dTDP-glucose 4,6-dehydratase, with protein sequence MRNFNNILVTGGCGFIGSNFIRYILEKSDYKGNIINIDALTYAGNRENLIDIEKKYKDRYFFEKVNICDDKKINEIFSKYNPDCIVHFAAESHVDRSIYGPKDFLETNIMGTFILLEAARKLWENNKENKLFHHISTDEVYGSLGETGYFYETTPYDPRSPYSSSKASSDHIVKAYYHTYNLPVTISNCSNNYGPYQFPEKLIPLMISNIVEEKDLPVYGDGKNIRDWIFVEDHNNAVIDIIHKGRVGETYNIGGENEITNIDMVNILCEKLSAKMNKEKDYYKKLIKFVKDRAGHDRRYAINCDKIKKELGWERKYDFNTAIDITIDWYLNNKQWIDNIKSGEYKKWIELNYSSK encoded by the coding sequence ATGAGAAATTTTAATAATATTTTAGTTACTGGCGGATGCGGTTTTATAGGATCAAACTTTATAAGATACATATTAGAAAAATCTGATTATAAAGGCAATATTATAAATATAGATGCCTTAACTTATGCAGGAAACAGAGAAAATTTAATAGATATAGAAAAAAAATATAAAGATAGATATTTCTTTGAAAAAGTTAATATTTGTGATGATAAAAAAATAAATGAAATATTTTCAAAATATAATCCTGATTGTATAGTGCATTTTGCTGCAGAAAGTCATGTTGACCGTTCAATATACGGACCAAAAGATTTTCTTGAAACTAATATAATGGGAACTTTTATTTTATTAGAAGCTGCTCGTAAATTATGGGAAAATAATAAAGAAAATAAACTATTTCATCATATAAGTACAGACGAAGTTTACGGATCTTTAGGTGAAACAGGTTATTTTTATGAAACTACTCCTTATGATCCTAGAAGTCCTTACTCATCATCAAAAGCTTCAAGTGATCATATTGTAAAAGCATATTATCATACTTATAATCTGCCTGTTACAATATCTAATTGCAGCAACAATTATGGCCCTTATCAATTCCCTGAAAAATTAATACCTTTAATGATTTCTAATATAGTAGAAGAAAAAGATCTTCCTGTTTATGGAGATGGAAAAAATATAAGAGATTGGATATTTGTTGAAGATCATAATAATGCAGTAATTGATATAATACATAAAGGCAGGGTAGGAGAGACCTACAATATCGGCGGAGAAAACGAGATTACTAATATTGATATGGTAAATATTTTATGTGAGAAATTATCTGCTAAAATGAATAAAGAAAAAGATTATTATAAAAAATTAATCAAATTTGTAAAAGACAGAGCCGGTCATGACAGAAGATATGCTATAAACTGCGATAAAATAAAAAAAGAATTAGGATGGGAAAGAAAATACGATTTCAATACAGCCATTGATATAACTATAGATTGGTATTTAAATAACAAACAATGGATAGATAATATTAAAAGCGGAGAATATAAAAAATGGATTGAGTTAAACTACTCGTCTAAATAA
- the rfbA gene encoding glucose-1-phosphate thymidylyltransferase RfbA, with amino-acid sequence MKGIVLAGGSGTRLYPMTNVISKQLLPIYDKPMVYYPLSVLMLSKIKDILVISTENDTPLFKKLLKDGSQWGCNIEYAVQKAPNGLAEAFIIGESFIGKDNVSMILGDNIFFGQSFSSVLEKSAKIDNGAVIFAYQVKDPERFGIVEIDKDYNALSIEEKPKNPKSNYAVTGLYFYDNDVVNISKNIKPSARGELEITDVNKVYLENKKLKVEVLGRGFAWLDTGTRDSLLQASQFVSAVENIEGMQIACLEEIAYNNKWIDASKIEETASKLKNSEYGKYLINLIK; translated from the coding sequence ATGAAAGGAATCGTATTAGCAGGCGGAAGCGGAACAAGACTTTATCCAATGACAAATGTTATATCAAAACAGCTTTTGCCAATATACGATAAACCAATGGTATATTATCCATTATCAGTTTTAATGCTTTCAAAAATTAAAGATATACTTGTAATATCTACAGAAAATGATACACCGCTTTTTAAAAAATTATTAAAAGACGGAAGTCAATGGGGATGCAATATTGAATATGCTGTGCAAAAAGCACCTAATGGACTTGCAGAAGCATTTATAATAGGAGAAAGTTTTATAGGAAAAGATAATGTTTCTATGATATTAGGTGATAATATATTTTTTGGACAAAGCTTTTCTTCTGTATTAGAAAAAAGTGCTAAGATAGATAATGGGGCTGTTATATTTGCTTATCAAGTAAAAGATCCTGAACGTTTCGGTATAGTTGAAATAGATAAAGACTATAATGCTTTATCTATAGAAGAAAAACCTAAAAATCCAAAGTCTAATTATGCTGTTACAGGTCTTTATTTTTATGATAATGATGTAGTTAATATTTCAAAAAATATTAAGCCTTCTGCAAGAGGGGAGCTTGAAATAACAGATGTTAATAAAGTATATTTAGAAAACAAAAAACTTAAAGTTGAAGTACTAGGACGCGGATTTGCTTGGCTTGATACCGGTACAAGAGATAGTCTTCTTCAGGCTTCTCAATTTGTATCTGCTGTAGAAAATATCGAAGGTATGCAGATAGCTTGTTTAGAAGAAATAGCTTATAATAATAAATGGATTGATGCTTCAAAAATAGAAGAGACTGCATCAAAATTGAAAAACTCAGAATATGGTAAATACTTAATTAATTTAATTAAATAG
- the rfbD gene encoding dTDP-4-dehydrorhamnose reductase produces MIWVIGKNGMLAQDILKAFNKNNIEYTSTASNIDITNIDILNNFIKDKNIKTIINCSAYTKVDLAEDEKDICYKVNGEGVKNITEIASNINADLIHFSTDYVFDGENNKPYNEEDKTNPINIYGKSKLEGEKYALFYNKAIVIRVSWLYGIYGKNFVYTMINLMNSKESIKVVNDQFGSPTYTEDVAMVIYDIIKNNNFDYGLYHYTNEGNISWYDFAKTIYNKGKEYNIINNDCKVNPCTTEEYPTKAKRPKYSVLSVEKIKRYVKIYNYEDSLNSFFNIYQKNK; encoded by the coding sequence ATGATTTGGGTAATTGGTAAAAATGGAATGCTTGCTCAAGATATACTCAAAGCATTCAATAAAAATAATATAGAATATACTTCAACAGCTTCTAATATAGATATTACTAATATTGATATACTTAATAACTTTATAAAAGATAAAAATATTAAAACAATAATAAATTGTTCTGCATATACAAAAGTAGATTTAGCAGAAGATGAAAAAGATATTTGCTATAAAGTTAATGGAGAAGGTGTAAAAAATATAACAGAAATAGCTTCTAATATAAATGCAGATTTAATTCATTTTTCTACTGATTATGTATTTGATGGAGAAAATAACAAACCATACAATGAAGAAGATAAAACTAATCCAATAAATATTTACGGCAAAAGTAAATTAGAGGGTGAAAAATATGCTTTATTTTATAATAAAGCAATAGTTATTAGAGTATCTTGGCTATATGGAATTTATGGAAAAAATTTTGTATATACTATGATTAATTTGATGAATAGTAAAGAAAGCATAAAAGTAGTTAATGATCAATTTGGATCTCCTACATATACAGAAGATGTTGCTATGGTAATATATGATATTATAAAAAATAACAATTTTGATTACGGACTTTATCATTATACTAATGAAGGTAATATATCATGGTATGATTTTGCTAAAACTATATATAATAAAGGAAAAGAGTATAATATTATAAATAATGATTGCAAAGTAAATCCATGTACTACAGAAGAATATCCAACCAAAGCTAAAAGACCTAAATACAGTGTTTTATCTGTAGAAAAAATAAAAAGATATGTTAAAATATATAATTATGAAGATAGCTTAAATAGTTTTTTTAACATATATCAAAAAAATAAATAA
- the rfbC gene encoding dTDP-4-dehydrorhamnose 3,5-epimerase — protein sequence MPFTFKKLDINGLFIAEPRIFGDSRGYFLETYSEKDFFEAGIKEKFVQDNQSKSTKNVLRGLHYQKKYCQAKLVRVLEGKVFDVAVDLRNDSPTFGKYYGVLLTEENKKQFFIPKGFAHGFIVLSESAVFAYKCSDFYHPEEEGGIIYNDKNINIDWTCDTKDVLVSDKDLKLPEFDKNKKYFSLDGNWIGE from the coding sequence ATGCCTTTTACATTTAAAAAACTTGATATAAACGGACTTTTTATAGCAGAACCTCGTATCTTTGGAGATTCAAGAGGTTATTTCCTAGAAACATATTCTGAGAAAGATTTTTTTGAAGCTGGAATCAAAGAAAAATTTGTACAAGATAATCAATCTAAATCAACAAAAAATGTATTAAGAGGACTTCATTATCAGAAAAAATATTGTCAGGCTAAATTGGTTAGAGTATTAGAAGGTAAAGTATTTGATGTTGCAGTAGATTTGAGAAATGATTCTCCAACTTTTGGAAAATATTATGGTGTTTTATTAACAGAAGAAAATAAAAAGCAGTTCTTTATTCCTAAAGGTTTTGCACATGGATTTATTGTTTTAAGCGAATCAGCTGTTTTTGCTTATAAATGTTCTGACTTTTATCACCCTGAAGAAGAGGGTGGTATAATATATAATGATAAAAATATTAATATAGATTGGACTTGCGATACTAAAGATGTATTAGTATCTGATAAAGATTTAAAATTACCAGAGTTTGACAAAAATAAAAAATATTTTTCATTAGATGGAAATTGGATTGGTGAATAA
- a CDS encoding glycosyltransferase yields MNKCECSQCKNREYDISEYLVLEDDLKILDNERPLGISGHLRVKDEAMSLAECIDSCIDFLDELIITYNTSSDNTEEILKNYEKKYPEKIKLFHYKPNIIRYNKDEYNTKYSQIHYLDNYYNYGLIKIKYKYYVKIDADQIYFTDKLLKLRELLILDINQIKLSNNINKLLLINKIAWCIPIKKLRNKFRTYCIRKYFNKDKNYIYNGDENILSLDDFILLSRKRHSDKNISYDLAGFNLILHNNKLYLDIYWPMNGGRFDHVLYQASYSNKYFMNEIFEVNQTPHNRIILGMFWVHFGNIKHNFQYDDSFYLLEYNDIKNSKVENFSHKMKNIDNDDKIEKYIRDNTFIKYFDEDKKYLNNVFYNKYLTKPLDYAIKNNDELVNLYGKTIITVK; encoded by the coding sequence ATGAATAAATGTGAATGCAGTCAATGCAAAAATAGAGAATATGATATATCAGAATATTTGGTTCTTGAAGATGACTTGAAAATTTTAGATAATGAAAGACCACTAGGAATATCAGGACATTTAAGAGTTAAAGATGAAGCTATGAGTTTAGCTGAATGCATTGATTCATGCATAGACTTTTTAGATGAACTTATAATAACTTATAACACATCTTCAGATAACACAGAAGAAATATTAAAAAACTACGAAAAAAAATATCCTGAAAAAATTAAACTATTTCATTATAAACCTAATATTATAAGATACAATAAAGATGAGTATAATACAAAATATTCACAAATACACTATTTAGATAATTATTACAATTATGGACTAATTAAAATAAAATACAAATATTATGTTAAAATAGATGCTGATCAAATTTATTTCACAGATAAATTATTAAAATTAAGAGAATTATTAATATTAGATATAAATCAAATAAAATTAAGCAATAATATAAATAAATTATTATTAATAAATAAAATAGCTTGGTGCATACCTATCAAAAAATTACGAAATAAATTTAGAACATATTGTATTAGAAAGTATTTCAATAAAGATAAAAATTATATTTATAATGGTGATGAAAATATATTATCATTAGATGATTTCATTTTATTATCTAGGAAAAGACATTCAGATAAAAATATCAGTTATGATCTTGCAGGATTCAATCTAATATTACATAATAATAAATTATATTTAGATATATATTGGCCTATGAATGGCGGACGTTTTGATCATGTGCTGTATCAAGCATCTTATTCTAATAAATATTTTATGAATGAAATATTTGAAGTAAATCAAACTCCTCATAATAGAATAATTTTAGGGATGTTTTGGGTACATTTTGGAAATATTAAACATAATTTTCAATATGATGATTCTTTTTATTTACTAGAATATAATGATATAAAAAATTCTAAAGTAGAAAATTTTTCTCATAAAATGAAAAATATTGATAATGATGATAAAATAGAAAAATATATAAGAGATAATACTTTTATAAAATATTTTGATGAGGATAAAAAATACCTTAATAATGTTTTTTATAATAAATACTTGACAAAACCACTTGACTATGCTATAAAAAACAATGATGAATTAGTAAATTTATATGGAAAAACTATTATTACTGTAAAATGA